catccaatcgattaaaaaaaatgacaacttggaATTTTAGGTCCAAGCAGAAAAATGCCAATTTGAAATACACAAGTAAAACTGTCTACAGATCTAAACTGAACTAGTGAGAACTGTGTAAAGATCACAGAAAGCTATTTTCTGCGAGTAGCACAAAATTTATTGTCGTCGAGATCCTTGAGGAAGGTCCATGTTTAGCAATGAACGTCTTCCGGTTGAAATGATTTTTCCGATTAtgcttaaaattttaaacttattttaaaatgcGATTATATTTAACTGAATGTTAAATAACTAACTGAAACACTCGGTacacgagtccaactcgcacttgaccgtttttttaaatcgttGTTTTACTTGAATGTTTAGTTATTCGTCTAACACTTGCACCACACCCTACCCGGGTCACCGCTACCGCTTGACATTAAATTTCACAACTCCTAAATACCTTTGCCTCGTGTTTACAATATCAATAAAACTGATTTAATTCGAGACAAACAAGCGAGATAATTATGCCTGGCATGCCCGGTTTTATGGGTGcgcatttttttacataacatTTCAAGTTCTATTTTTGGAAGtctgaaaatgtttttcataccattttacatcactcttcatatttattttttaatactaacgatcgaaacttataatcatcggaattcataatatcactaTAATAGGTACACCTTGTTCATGGTTTTccttgttcatactaatattggttttcatatattttcttatactaacgATTTAAACGCCTAAACCTTCTAATTCATAACGTCAAAAttcataacttttttaatactaatatttgtcttcatatatatttcttaatcacaAGTGTTATTTACACGCATTATTGACGCGCAGGGATTTGGAAAATTTTTGATGGTgcgaaatgatgtatttaaggaaggactgcattaggtacgacgacgagcgaagcgaggagtagtGTTAGTTAGAACTGTGAACCGCGAGCGCGAGCCGAGccagcgtgccgcggcagcggccggcgaagcgccaggaccgaacatatttttcaactaataattaacgatatacttaagtaaatcttattttgaataggtaggtagttaccggtatgaaaaacaaaattatgacttaaaATGTTTTCTTATCAATATttctttcataataatattgactctcataaaattcctattcctattttttattttactaccaatttgtgttcataataatcactcttcataaTACTTTTTctcatactttttttgttcataaatttttattactaatttcagaattcataacagacagtgttcatattttttttactcataatgtcattactaagaacacatctcaactcaatgttgtttttcataaaaaaattccTTCATAATTGATTcatctactattttattttatttttgtcacgctataaaaataatgatgaaGAGTGTCATTACAAAGGAAGACAATAACTGTCTCACGACCCTGAGGATGAGCGGGAATTAATCATCGGGCGGAAGTACCGAAATAAGAATAATACGATGTAACAATAGTACGAGGCAGTCGAAAcgtaaaacaatttaaaaaagttgaatATCGCCTTTATCACTACTAAAACTCAGGTCATCTCGCCGTCATTGGTATGACTTAGCCTAGTAATTTGTGCTTACAAAAAATAGGTACTCCCGTGGTAGAAAAGTAATTAAACGATAATCCTAAAGACAATTTGTAaagtttaaccaaaataaatatcGACTTAGACATCATTCTGTAAGAGCTGCAAGTGGCACAGTTTTAATCGTAAAATTCCTTAAAAATTCCCTACCACACAAActctttagtaattttatttttaaatgagatGCTTAAAATTTTTGTCCCAAGATGAACTTCATGAAGCAGCCAAACTTTTATTCAGAAACGATAGCTTCAAATgtaaatacttaggtactttattaaaagGCACCTATCACCTCAGTAGCACCATAAACagtatgtaaacaaaataatcgtCAGAGTTGTACGAAAATAATCGTGGAATGCCGGATATTGCGCCGTTCAGGATGCGCGCTCAGgtggctgcgcgcgcgccgcccgacTTCAGTTCAGCTTCAGACTGCGCGAGAGACGGACGTCCCTACAATACAACCAACACTTTATCGATATTAAACACGATAACGGAAACAAAAATTTACACTCTATTTTTCGAAGTGAGAAGTGATATTGAGGAATTGCAAAGGAGTTAGGGATAGTGGTTAAAATGAAGGTACTTACAGTTGAAGACAAAGTGTCGTGTGTTGCCGACGACAATGAACCGACTGTGGAGACTGACACGCCGAAATTGACCAAGGAAGAATTGAACAGGTAGAGTACAGGCTGGACCCATTTTGAGTTGAATTAATTTAGAGTAGACTTAGTAACTTGAAGACTAGGTATATCAGCaaataaatttgaatgtaaTCAAATTAATAGGTTGCTCGTTGCTAAATTTTCGGAATTCAACATAATGTAGCAAACGATcttatgtccaacagcggacatcctacggctgattgttgatgatgatgatgaatatcagaaagaaaaaatcaaaaataaaaaatatctttcaaaATGACAGTCGACGGCACGTACCCAACGTTATAGGATATATGCTATAGTAAATAATTAGTAACATGTTTACAAAATGAAACTTATCAAATTTTTCTAACTAAACGTGTTTCTTTTTACTTAATACTTAAcaatcaaaaaatttaatttctttggATAGCAAATAATTAGTGCCTAATTATATTCATCAACAAAAGATAAATACTACATATACCATACAATCAACGAACAGAAAACAAAGTAACTTGCTTACCTTGTTCCAACAATAGACATCTAAATCAACCCAAACAACAAGGTTTTGTTTCAGCTCTTCTGTAACACTAAgaccttaaggggctgtttctccgcccattgattaattttatttgacgcacaaatgtgatgccgtctccgtcaattcgaacaaaacaaacagagacggcaacacatttaattttatccgtCAAATGAATTGGAATGGATAGTGACACAGGGGGTGAGTTtaggaaacaaaaacaaatggttAGGCAATCGAAAAATACAGTTCACGGGCAAAATTGATCGGCGTGGATCCCTGAGGGCATTCCACTAGGTCAGCGCTGGCGCCGAGCCAGGTGACACAACCGCGCGGTATGCGCGTGCGGTGTTTACGTCCGAAGCGTCCacggggaatgtctgaaaattgtaatttgtaattgtaaCACGACTACACAGAATAATGACTACTTTAATTCAATTTTTGAAAGTAGCTccatcgttactatcgatgattccgcctaTGTCGAGGTTAGAAAAGTTCGGTAGCTATACTTAATGGATATTCTATCtatataatacctttaaacgaggaattcttgtatatatatcagaatcttggaaacggctccaacgatttcgatgaaatttggtaggtgggggttttcggggatgacaaattgatctaacttggtcttataTCTGAGAAAAAGCTTATTAACAAGTTTTAGCCCGAGAaaaactcggtcgcccaggtactttattgaaaaaacaaagttaagcaAAGTTAAGCACATTTTAGTGGTGTCAAAATATATGAATTTGTCAAACTTTCATAACTATGTATGTCTAGATTCTTTCCGGCTTTATTGTGGACGTACTTAGAGTTAAGTACTCGAAGTCCTCCAAATTATGATTCGGAAATTTTGGGTTTGGTCTTTGTTGGGTTTTCATTAACTTTATGAAGTCTTTTGTAGGTCTGTAACACTGATACTCACCAGGTAACATGAATCCAGGTTTTACGATTGTCTGTTTAAGAGGATATAGTTTAAAATCCACTAGGcctaccacgagttttacgatTATGGTCATGGTGTTTACGACagaagcataaaaaaaaacttagtggTCGTTGCATAAGGTGTTCACTGTtactttaaacaataataaattttaaagtatttCAAATTCTTCTAGTTAATGTGTCagaatggttttaatttcaattgcatcagcaaacacaaaataaactcAAAACGCATAAAAATTGACGGACGACGATATCTTGATACTCCATTAGCTGAGAAGTTTAACTTGAAAAGCTAGTTTGGGACTGAAAGTTTAATAACCCACGACTACAGAGCGAGAGACAACgaaattatcaaaattattaaaaaaaacaatcctcacctctccaaaaaaaattacaaaacaaggGATAAACAACTCACATTTTTTCATCGCTGCAATTAACTTCGTTTTAGTGTAAAGTTTACACTGTAAACGAATGGATAACGACCATATTTATTGAGCCGTTAAAACTTTATCGTCGATATGCATTCGCTGTTCGAAGTACTCATCCTCCCATTCTTTGCAGAGGCTGCCCGCTCGGGGTATCTCGGGTGACGTCGGGCGTGTTCGTGTGTGGTGCGCATGCGCTGCCCGGTGCAGTGGCAGCGCTAAGGCCCGGGCTGGTGGTCTCAGCAGCGCCCGAGCTTCCACCGCCACCAGAAGACTGCGCCCCGAGACACTACGTGCCTCTTCTGGACACCCCGCATTCCGATATGCATCCACACATGGATAGAGTTGCTGACCTGATCAATGAGGTATGAACATCGATATGATATTATTTGTCTTCAATGCATTATGTTCATTACTTTGTAGAGCTATCGACTTACAAGGTGACCGATCAAATGCCGGAGTGTAATAACTACTGGGATGACATTACGGGATTCCCGTAAATGGTCCATGAAAGTCTTAGGCGGCACTGAATAGAAGATCCAACAGGAAATTGGTCGTGGTCTTATTTTCATAGAAATAGATTTGCTTTTTCCCCGCAATAGTAATCATAACCACAAACGAAGAACTGATTTTGAAAATCACTTCCTATTTCAGGCTTGGTATATTAAGTGAACCCAACAACTCAAAGTAATGTAGGTATTGTTTTGGCACAGGTCGTTTCGCGAGGAGAAGTGGTACTGGTCCACTGCGTGGCGGGCGTGTCCAGATCCGTGACCCTGTGCCTTGCGTACTTGGTCAAGTGGGAGAAGCTGACCCTCCGGGACGCATACCATCATATGAAGCAAAGACGGTAAGTCATTAGCACTAAATCAACATGAATTATAGAAAATCTAAACGGATCCTTAGACCAAAAGCCAG
This Choristoneura fumiferana chromosome 12, NRCan_CFum_1, whole genome shotgun sequence DNA region includes the following protein-coding sequences:
- the LOC141433093 gene encoding dual specificity protein phosphatase 14-like; amino-acid sequence: MKVLTVEDKVSCVADDNEPTVETDTPKLTKEELNRGCPLGVSRVTSGVFVCGAHALPGAVAALRPGLVVSAAPELPPPPEDCAPRHYVPLLDTPHSDMHPHMDRVADLINEVVSRGEVVLVHCVAGVSRSVTLCLAYLVKWEKLTLRDAYHHMKQRRPQIRPNTGFFKQLIKFEERLFGAASVKMVYCEAIDKEIPDVYEPDYRGMTWFRKRYGPIEKC